The following are encoded in a window of Stigmatella erecta genomic DNA:
- a CDS encoding WGR domain-containing protein: MRRFEFVEGSSSKFWSPELKDSTFIVTYGRIGTAGQRKEKVFPDAQSASREYERKVAEKLREGYLEVTSGDAPPAPAPVAAPTAEPLPVLPPRVRARVPTAQQVEHAAQALTALESQLGERSWQVARQARRARRALRLLGGADPSPVRPVLDALMGRVVEPPGKPRLPLRLALGLLAELDVAAFVRATQQWKGAASAPTPLRAVTREVEALGDPELALRLGVLLAERPGLRGSSEEGWRHRWEGLKPSLEAHLRTAGGSLREHLSAIDAGGDAPLSRRLAQMQG, from the coding sequence ATGCGCAGGTTCGAGTTCGTCGAGGGGAGCAGCTCCAAGTTCTGGAGCCCTGAACTGAAGGACAGCACCTTCATCGTGACCTACGGCCGGATCGGCACCGCGGGGCAGCGCAAGGAGAAGGTCTTCCCCGATGCGCAAAGCGCGAGCCGCGAGTACGAGCGCAAGGTCGCGGAGAAGCTGCGCGAAGGCTACCTCGAGGTGACGTCCGGCGACGCCCCGCCCGCGCCCGCGCCCGTGGCCGCTCCTACCGCCGAGCCCCTTCCCGTGTTGCCGCCGCGGGTCCGCGCGAGGGTGCCGACCGCCCAGCAGGTGGAACACGCGGCGCAGGCGCTCACGGCCCTGGAGTCCCAGCTGGGCGAACGAAGCTGGCAGGTGGCCCGTCAGGCGCGCCGGGCACGCCGGGCGCTCCGGCTGCTGGGCGGCGCGGACCCTTCGCCCGTGAGGCCCGTGCTCGACGCGCTCATGGGCCGCGTGGTGGAGCCCCCGGGAAAGCCCCGGTTGCCGCTGCGGCTGGCCCTGGGGCTGCTGGCAGAGCTGGACGTGGCGGCCTTCGTCCGGGCCACGCAGCAATGGAAGGGCGCGGCCTCGGCGCCTACGCCCCTCCGCGCCGTGACGCGCGAGGTGGAGGCGCTGGGAGATCCGGAGCTGGCGCTGCGCCTGGGCGTCCTGCTCGCCGAGCGCCCCGGGCTGCGGGGCAGCTCCGAGGAGGGGTGGCGGCACCGGTGGGAGGGGCTCAAGCCCTCCCTGGAGGCCCACCTGCGCACGGCCGGGGGGAGCCTCCGGGAACACCTGAGCGCCATCGACGCGGGAGGGGATGCCCCCCTCTCGCGCCGGCTGGCCCAGATGCAGGGGTGA
- a CDS encoding GNAT family N-acetyltransferase codes for MVTDRPRFGPPAGPEEREAMVNIEAQAFAFPLPDAAGFLDKAGPENFRVLRENGQVVAMALPIPMGQWYGGRRVSMAGVGAVGVAPHARGRGAATQFMRQLLQEQREAGMALSVLFPSTQPLYRRVGYEPAGSRYEIRVQVEGLTVRERTLALRPVTEADQAALKDVYRRHAASRHGYLDRVPHIWNRVHSPRNETAYGFLVEGAQGVEGYVYVVRRRKVEYKQELMVTDFVALTPEAARRLLSFLGDHKSLALEAVWTGGAAEPWLLLLPEQTYQVKLLYHWMLRILDVPGALEARGYPEGLSASLHLEVEDELFAGNQGRFVLHVSGGQGRVERGGEGRLRLNVRTLAPLYSGFLPPEALRSVGLLSADDASVRQAAAVFSSPPPAMPDMF; via the coding sequence ATGGTGACGGACAGGCCTCGGTTTGGCCCCCCCGCAGGGCCGGAAGAGCGCGAAGCGATGGTCAACATCGAGGCGCAGGCGTTCGCGTTCCCTCTTCCGGATGCGGCCGGGTTCCTGGACAAGGCCGGCCCGGAGAACTTCCGGGTGCTGCGCGAGAACGGGCAGGTGGTGGCCATGGCGCTGCCCATTCCCATGGGCCAGTGGTACGGCGGGCGCCGGGTCTCCATGGCGGGCGTGGGCGCGGTGGGCGTGGCCCCCCATGCGCGAGGCCGGGGCGCGGCCACCCAGTTCATGCGCCAGCTCCTCCAGGAGCAGCGGGAGGCGGGCATGGCGCTCTCCGTGCTCTTTCCGTCCACCCAGCCCCTCTACCGGCGCGTGGGCTACGAGCCTGCGGGCTCCCGGTACGAGATTCGCGTGCAGGTGGAAGGGCTCACGGTCCGCGAGCGGACCCTGGCACTGCGGCCGGTGACGGAGGCGGATCAGGCGGCGCTGAAGGACGTCTACCGCCGCCATGCGGCCTCACGGCACGGGTATCTCGACCGCGTGCCCCACATCTGGAACCGGGTCCACAGTCCGCGCAACGAGACCGCCTACGGTTTTCTCGTCGAGGGGGCCCAGGGCGTGGAGGGCTATGTCTACGTCGTGCGCCGGCGCAAGGTGGAATACAAGCAGGAGCTGATGGTCACGGACTTCGTGGCCCTCACCCCCGAGGCGGCGCGGCGGCTGCTGAGCTTCCTGGGCGACCACAAGTCGCTGGCCCTGGAGGCCGTGTGGACGGGCGGGGCCGCGGAGCCGTGGCTCCTCCTGCTCCCGGAGCAGACGTACCAGGTGAAGCTGCTCTACCATTGGATGCTGAGGATCCTGGATGTCCCGGGGGCCCTGGAGGCACGTGGGTATCCCGAAGGCCTCTCCGCGTCCCTGCACCTGGAGGTGGAGGACGAGCTCTTCGCCGGGAACCAGGGGCGCTTCGTGCTCCACGTCTCGGGCGGGCAGGGCCGGGTGGAGCGGGGAGGCGAGGGACGGCTGCGGTTGAATGTCCGGACGCTCGCGCCGCTCTACTCGGGCTTCCTGCCGCCGGAGGCACTGCGCTCGGTGGGATTGCTCTCGGCGGATGATGCCTCCGTACGCCAGGCGGCTGCGGTGTTCTCCAGTCCGCCGCCCGCCATGCCGGACATGTTCTGA